In one Diceros bicornis minor isolate mBicDic1 chromosome 2, mDicBic1.mat.cur, whole genome shotgun sequence genomic region, the following are encoded:
- the NKIRAS1 gene encoding NF-kappa-B inhibitor-interacting Ras-like protein 1 encodes MGKGCKVVVCGLLSVGKTAILEQLLYGNHTIGMEDCETMEDVYMASVETDRGVKEQLHLYDTRGLQEGVELPKHYFSFADGFVLVYSVNNLESFQRVELLKKEIDKFKDKKEVAIVVLGNKIDLSEQRQVDAEAAQQWAKNEKVRLWEVTVTDRKTLIEPFTLLASKLSQPQSKSSFPLPGRKNKGNSNSEN; translated from the exons ATGGGAAAGGGCTGCAAGGTTGTGGTTTGTGGCTTGTTATCTGTGGGGAAAACAGCAATTTTGGAGCAGCTCCTTTATGGGAATCATACTATTG gAATGGAAGATTGTGAAACAATGGAAGATGTGTATATGGCTTCAGTAGAAACGGATCGGGGAGTAAAGGAACAGTTACATCTTTATGATACCAGAGGCCTACAGGAAGGTGTGGAGCTGCCAaagcattatttttcatttgccgATGGCTTTGTTCTTGTGTACAGTGTGAATAACCTTGAATCCTTTCAAAGAGTGGAGCttctgaaaaaagaaattgataagTTCAAAGACAAAAAAGAG GTAGCAATTGTTGTATTAGGAAACAAAATCGACCTTTCTGAGCAGAGACAAGTGGATGCTGAGGCGGCACAGCAATGggcaaaaaatgagaaagtgcGACTGTGGGAGGTAACAGTTACAGACCGGAAAACACTGATTGAACCATTCACTCTGTTAGCCAGCAAACTTTCCCAGCCCCAGAGCAAATCGAGCTTTCCTTTGCCTGGGAGGAAAAACAAAGGGAACTCTAATTCTgagaactaa